Proteins encoded in a region of the Bacilli bacterium genome:
- the spoIIGA gene encoding sigma-E processing peptidase SpoIIGA — protein sequence MVVYADLLFVFNLFIDAVLLAVTARIRHLTVRKFRLLLAACLGASYVVVMFVPPLSFLYTFTVKLFVSFAMLWISFGFRNWPYFGQNVAAFYMVNFAAAGAIFGVRYITLSYRDVLNGILFSRTGGGFALGEFGPLFILFVLLAMVWLLPRLIQSLRKRERLTRALAGLEVTIDGVKRQCMGLIDTGNQLTDPLSGAPVMIMEASLWKERIPESWQKRLQSHAADQLLLESAAEHNPWLERYRLVPYRGVNNEMKFMLALKPDKVVITRDEGAIVANKVLIGLDGGVLSSDGSYRAIIHPGLFA from the coding sequence TTGGTCGTATATGCAGATCTGCTTTTTGTATTCAATTTGTTTATCGACGCGGTTTTATTGGCGGTAACCGCGCGTATCCGCCATCTTACTGTCAGGAAATTCCGCCTTTTGCTGGCCGCTTGTTTGGGGGCATCGTACGTTGTCGTCATGTTTGTTCCGCCGCTGTCCTTTCTGTATACATTTACCGTCAAACTCTTTGTTTCCTTTGCCATGCTTTGGATTTCCTTCGGATTTCGCAACTGGCCATATTTTGGCCAAAATGTCGCCGCGTTCTACATGGTCAACTTTGCGGCGGCGGGAGCGATTTTTGGCGTACGGTATATAACGCTGTCTTATCGGGATGTGTTGAACGGCATTTTGTTTTCCCGTACCGGCGGAGGTTTTGCGCTTGGGGAATTCGGCCCGCTGTTTATCCTGTTCGTGCTGCTTGCTATGGTGTGGTTGTTGCCGCGGCTGATCCAAAGCCTGCGCAAGCGGGAACGATTGACGCGGGCGCTTGCCGGGCTGGAAGTGACGATTGACGGCGTAAAGCGGCAGTGCATGGGCCTGATTGACACCGGAAACCAGTTGACGGACCCCTTGTCCGGCGCTCCGGTGATGATTATGGAAGCTTCTTTATGGAAGGAGAGAATCCCGGAAAGTTGGCAAAAACGCCTGCAGTCTCATGCCGCCGACCAATTGCTGCTGGAAAGCGCGGCGGAACATAATCCGTGGCTTGAACGGTACAGGCTGGTGCCGTATCGGGGAGTGAACAACGAAATGAAATTCATGCTCGCGCTAAAACCGGATAAAGTGGTCATCACGCGGGACGAAGGCGCGATCGTAGCAAATAAAGTGCTGATCGGGCTGGACGGCGGCGTGCTGAGCTCCGACGGCTCCTATCGCGCGATTATTCATCCCGGATTATTTGCCTGA
- the sigE gene encoding RNA polymerase sporulation sigma factor SigE: MMLKWKLILKIALYKLLFSLGLKSAEIYYIGGSEALPPPLTREEEEYLLGKLPGGDAAIRAILIERNLRLVVYIARKFENTGVHIEDLVSIGAIGLIKAVNTFDPEKKIKLATYASRCIENEILMYLRRNSKVRTEVSFDEPLNIDWDGNELLLSDVLGTENDTIYRNIEEEVDRKLLHKALDKLSERERIIMELRFGLQGGDEKTQKDVADLLGISQSYISRLEKRIIKRLRKEFNKMV, translated from the coding sequence ATGATGTTGAAATGGAAACTGATCTTAAAAATCGCCTTGTATAAACTGCTTTTCTCCCTTGGGCTGAAATCCGCCGAGATTTATTACATTGGGGGAAGCGAAGCGCTGCCGCCGCCATTGACGAGGGAAGAAGAAGAATATTTGCTGGGGAAGCTGCCCGGCGGCGATGCGGCGATCCGCGCCATTTTGATCGAGCGTAATTTGCGGCTGGTCGTCTATATTGCCAGAAAGTTTGAAAACACGGGCGTCCATATCGAGGATCTTGTCTCCATCGGCGCTATCGGGCTGATCAAAGCGGTCAATACGTTTGATCCGGAGAAAAAAATCAAGCTGGCTACATACGCATCCCGCTGCATCGAAAATGAAATTTTGATGTATTTGCGGCGCAACAGCAAAGTGCGGACGGAAGTCTCCTTCGATGAGCCGCTCAACATCGATTGGGACGGCAACGAACTTTTGCTCTCCGATGTGCTGGGAACGGAGAACGATACGATCTACCGCAATATCGAGGAGGAAGTGGACAGGAAACTGTTGCACAAAGCGCTCGACAAGCTTTCCGAGCGGGAGCGGATCATCATGGAATTGCGCTTCGGCCTGCAAGGCGGCGACGAAAAGACGCAGAAGGACGTGGCGGATCTCTTGGGCATCTCGCAATCATATATTTCACGTTTGGAAAAACGGATCATCAAGCGGCTGCGCAAGGAGTTTAACAAGATGGTGTAG
- the sigG gene encoding RNA polymerase sporulation sigma factor SigG, with amino-acid sequence MTRNKVEICGVDTSKLPVLTNAEMRELFVELQTNKVRAAREKLVNGNLRLVLSVIQRFNNRGEYVDDLFQVGCIGLMKAIDNFDLSQNVRFSTYAVPMIIGEIRRYLRDNNPIRVSRSLRDIAYKALQVRDNLTNRHSREPTIMEISEELNVPKEDVVFALDAIQDPVSLFEPIYHDGGDPIYVMDQISDENNKDVSWIEEIALREALQKLNEREKMILSMRFFEGKTQMEVADEIGISQAQVSRLEKSAIAQMQKHVSQQ; translated from the coding sequence GTGACGCGAAATAAAGTCGAGATCTGTGGAGTAGATACTTCCAAACTGCCCGTATTGACCAACGCGGAGATGCGGGAATTGTTTGTAGAACTGCAGACGAACAAAGTGAGGGCGGCAAGAGAAAAGCTGGTGAACGGCAATTTGCGTTTGGTGTTAAGCGTGATCCAGCGGTTTAACAATCGGGGGGAATACGTCGACGATTTGTTTCAGGTAGGCTGCATCGGGTTGATGAAGGCGATAGACAATTTCGATCTGAGCCAAAATGTGCGTTTTTCCACATACGCCGTGCCGATGATTATCGGCGAGATTCGCCGCTATTTGCGCGACAACAACCCGATTCGCGTCTCCCGCAGCCTGCGGGATATTGCCTACAAGGCGTTGCAGGTTCGCGACAACCTGACCAACCGGCACAGCCGCGAGCCGACGATCATGGAAATATCCGAGGAGTTGAACGTGCCGAAGGAAGACGTGGTTTTTGCACTCGATGCCATTCAGGATCCGGTGTCGCTGTTTGAGCCGATTTATCATGACGGCGGCGACCCAATTTATGTCATGGACCAGATCAGCGACGAGAACAACAAAGATGTTTCGTGGATCGAAGAAATCGCGCTGCGGGAAGCGCTGCAAAAGCTCAACGAACGGGAAAAAATGATTTTGTCGATGCGCTTTTTCGAGGGAAAAACGCAAATGGAAGTGGCCGACGAAATCGGCATTTCGCAGGCGCAAGTTTCCCGGCTGGAAAAATCGGCCATCGCGCAAATGCAAAAGCATGTTTCCCAGCAATAA
- a CDS encoding YlmC/YmxH family sporulation protein, protein MKISDFQTKDVINIVDGKKLGQISDLELDLRHGRIESIVVPSQGKFFGLFGGGADVVIHWRNIVKIGMDVVLVKLDDAKMQQALEEGDTSGDLSR, encoded by the coding sequence ATGAAAATTTCCGATTTTCAAACCAAAGATGTGATCAATATCGTGGACGGCAAAAAGCTTGGGCAAATCAGCGACCTGGAGCTTGATTTGCGGCACGGCCGCATCGAGTCCATCGTCGTTCCGAGCCAGGGCAAGTTTTTCGGGCTGTTTGGCGGCGGCGCCGATGTCGTGATCCACTGGCGGAATATAGTCAAAATCGGAATGGACGTCGTCCTGGTCAAACTGGATGATGCGAAAATGCAGCAAGCCCTCGAGGAAGGCGACACTTCCGGCGATTTGTCCAGGTAA